In Rhinatrema bivittatum chromosome 1, aRhiBiv1.1, whole genome shotgun sequence, a single genomic region encodes these proteins:
- the PCSK1N gene encoding proSAAS, translated as MMGPAFLLTSLILSSGTLPSFSKPLGNGPQSSVHQEVGAVRRLRRDLSMPLPYEAEMMGYPPTEQLRNKAYLPEVSDALLARLAGIQKDERLAQTLERMGAAGRTDQGLERLVPSGRDQDERLGLALQQAVEDGRQGDKEAMYLANLLHLWNDMSQARGYTNQLPGSPRAPKMENEFQGLYPDYDETGPMSNMAMAPSSRNQLNIQLAQDLLNRYRQDEAPPSRLDLEEPNEEDGQMDEEVLRYLVGRILAGMVGKPQHLSRRDLVPLEFQGAAKRLRRSLDEDRLPQPNLLRVKRLGDGDEEASAVLGDATYRLQRAKRAEEPVDEPATALRSKRYAAYSDPEFPEHFLKYLPE; from the exons CCTTTAGGGAATGGGCCACAAAGTTCAGTCCACCAAGAGGTGGGTGCTGTCCGACGTCTGCGCCGAGACCTCTCCATGCCTTTGCCCTATGAAGCTGAGATGATGGGCTACCCTCCCACTGAGCAATTGCGCAATAAAGCCTACCTCCCTGAGGTCAGTGATGCCCTATTGGCACGATTGGCTGGCATCCAGAAGGATGAAAGGCTGGCCCAGACTCTCGAGAGGATGGGGGCAGCAGGAAGAACAGATCAGGGTCTGGAGCGGCTTGTACCAAGTGGGCGGGATCAGGATGAGCGGTTGGGCCTGGCCCTGCAACAGGCAGTGGAGGATGGACGACAGGGCGACAAGGAGGCCATGTACCTGGCTAACCTGTTGCACCTCTGGAATGACATGAGCCAGGCAAGAGGGTACACTAATCAGCTTCCTGGGTCCCCCAGAGCTCCCAAGATGGAGAATGAATTTCAAGGCCTTTACCCCGACTATGATGAAACTGGGCCAATGTCAAACATGGCGATGGCTCCCAGCTCAAGAAACCAGCTGAATATACAGCTGGCCCAGGATCTCCTTAACCGCTACAGGCAAGATGAAGCCCCTCCCTCACGGTTGGACCTGGAAGAACCCAATGAGGAGGATGGACAAATGGATGAAGAAGTCTTAAG GTATTTGGTGGGGCGGATCCTGGCGGGCATGGTCGGAAAGCCCCAGCACCTCTCGCGACGCGACCTGGTCCCGCTGGAGTTCCAGGGGGCCGCCAAGCGCCTGCGCCGCTCCCTGGACGAGGACCGCCTGCCGCAGCCCAACCTGCTGAGGGTCAAACGGCTGGGGGACGGGGACGAGGAGGCTTCCGCCGTCTTGGGGGACGCCACCTACAGGCTCCAGCGTGCCAAGAGGGCAGAGGAGCCCGTGGACGAGCCCGCCACGGCGCTGCGCAGCAAGCGCTACGCCGCTTACAGCGACCCCGAATTCCCTGAGCACTTCCTCAAGTACCTGCCGGAATGA